Proteins encoded together in one Thermophilibacter immobilis window:
- a CDS encoding AroM family protein, with product MTRTRIAGITVGQSPRTDMTDDLKAALSDTLELVQYGALDDLTLADVRQELAPAAGDEVLVSRMRDGSQVTFSGERVVPLVQARVDQAEREGARAVIVLCTGAFPQLRHRVPLVFPQPLLHSVARALAGDDSVAVVVPETSQVEQARARWSASGVQVDVVAASPYAGIGGVTEAARGLAGSGAAFLCLDCMGFSRAMRDAAREASGLDVLLPRTLVARVVSELLG from the coding sequence ATGACGCGGACGAGAATAGCCGGCATCACGGTGGGGCAGTCGCCACGCACGGACATGACGGACGACCTCAAGGCAGCCCTTTCGGACACCCTCGAGCTCGTCCAGTATGGTGCCCTCGACGATCTGACGCTCGCGGACGTGCGGCAGGAACTTGCGCCCGCGGCCGGAGACGAGGTGCTGGTCTCACGCATGCGCGACGGCTCGCAGGTCACGTTTTCCGGGGAGCGCGTGGTGCCCCTGGTACAGGCGCGCGTGGACCAGGCCGAGCGGGAGGGAGCCCGCGCGGTCATCGTCCTGTGCACGGGAGCCTTCCCCCAGCTGCGCCATCGCGTCCCACTCGTCTTCCCGCAGCCCCTGCTCCACTCCGTCGCCCGGGCCCTTGCCGGAGACGATAGCGTGGCCGTCGTGGTTCCCGAGACCTCCCAGGTCGAGCAGGCACGCGCACGCTGGAGTGCCAGCGGCGTCCAGGTCGACGTCGTGGCCGCGAGCCCCTACGCGGGCATCGGGGGCGTGACGGAGGCCGCGCGGGGGCTCGCCGGGTCGGGTGCCGCGTTTCTCTGCCTCGACTGCATGGGCTTCTCGCGTGCGATGCGCGACGCCGCCCGCGAGGCCTCCGGGCTCGACGTGCTTCTCCCCCGCACGCTCGTGGCCCGTGTGGTGAGCGAGCTTCTGGGATAG